In the Drosophila biarmipes strain raj3 chromosome X, RU_DBia_V1.1, whole genome shotgun sequence genome, one interval contains:
- the LOC108032962 gene encoding relaxin receptor 2 produces MSRAIMPRLSITCALTILLALASNALEGPDAATRTATEGTRTGIGTKPETEKAMEVPPEAEAPVREVISLLGAIDAMESVILVPDAGDKCPGGYFHCNTTAQCVPQRANCDGSVDCDDASDEFNCVNEVDAKYWDHLYRKQPFGKNDNLKIGECLWRNENFSCPCRGAEILCRFQQLTVIPGLLPQHDLATLDLTGNNFETIHETFFSELPDVEILVLKFCSIREIASHAFDRLADNPLRELYMDDNKLPHLPEHFFPEGNQLEILILARNRLHHLKRSDFRNLQHLEELDLRGNRIGNFEAEVFAQLPNLEKLYLNENHLKRLDPESFPKTLLNLFTLSLDHNQIEEISASTFPFPRLRHLYLAGNRLSHIQDETFCNLSNLQGLHLNENRIEGFDLEAFACLRNLTSLLLTGNRFQTLDPRVLKNLSSLDYIYFSWFHLCSAAMNVRVCSPHGDGISSKLHLLDNQILRGSVWGMASIAVVGNLLVLLGRYFYKSRSNVEHSLYLRHLAASDFLMGIYLTLIACADISFRGEYIKYEEAWRHSGVCAFAGFLSTFSCQSSTLLLTLVTWDRLMSVTRPLKPRDTEKVRIVLRLLLLWGISFGLAAAPLLPNSYFGSHFYGNNGVCLSLHIHDPYAKGWEYSALLFILVNTMSLVFILFSYIRMLQAIRDSGGGMRSTHSGRENVVATRFAIIVTTDCACWLPIIVVKVAALSGCQISPDLYAWLAVLVLPVNSALNPVLYTLTTAAFKQQLRRYCHTLPSCSLMNNETRSQTQTAYESGLSISLAHLGGGVGGGSGRKRLSHRQMSYL; encoded by the exons CTCGCCTGTCCATAACTTGTGCTCTAACCATCCTGCTCGCACTGGCTTCTAATGCCTTGGAAGGACCAGACGCAGCGACAAGGACGGCAACAGAGGGCACACGAACGGGAATCGGAACGAAACCGGAAACGGAAAAGGCAATGGAGGTCCCCCCAGAGGCGGAAGCCCCTGTTCGCGAGGTGATATCGCTGCTGGGCGCAATCGATGCCATGGAGTCCGTTATCCTGGTCCCAGACGCTGGCGACAAGTGTCCTGGCGGCTATTTCCACTGCAACACCACGGCGCAGTGTGTTCCGCAGCGGGCGAACTGCGACGGAAGTGTCGACTGCGACGACGCCTCGGATGAGTTTAACTGCGTCAACGAGGTGGACGCCAAGTACTGGGACCACCTGTACAGGAAGCAGCCCTTCGGCAAGAACGACAACCTCAAGATTGGCGAGTGCC TGTGGCGCAACGAGAACTTTAGCTGTCCTTGTCGAGGGGCCGAAATTCTGTGCCGCTTTCAACAGCTTACCGTTATACCAGGACTACTGCCGCAGCACGATCTGGCAACGCT CGATCTAACGGGAAACAATTTCGAAACCATTCACGAGACCTTCTTCAGTGAGCTGCCAGACGTGGAGATATT GGTCCTGAAGTTCTGCTCAATCCGTGAGATTGCCTCGCATGCATTCGATCGCCTGGCGGACAACCCACTGCGGGAGCT TTATATGGACGATAATAAATTACCGCATCTGCCGGAACACTTCTTTCCCGAGGGCAATCAATTGGAGATTCT AATTTTGGCACGCAACCGCCTGCACCACCTGAAACGGAGCGACTTCCGAAATCTACAGCATCTGGAGGAGCT GGACCTGCGCGGTAATCGCATTGGAAACTTCGAAGCCGAGGTGTTTGCCCAACTACCGAATTTGGAAAAGCT CTATCTCAACGAAAACCACTTAAAGCGACTGGACCCTGAGAGCTTTCCCAAGACCCTGCTCAATCTGTTCACGTTGTCCTTGGATCACAATCAGATCGAGGAAATCTCCGCCAGCACATTTCCCTTTCCGCGGCTCAGGCACTT ATATCTGGCTGGCAATCGATTATCCCACATACAAGATGAAACTTTTTGCAATCTAAGCAATCTACAAGGACT ACACTTGAACGAGAACCGCATCGAGGGATTCGACCTGGAGGCCTTCGCCTGTTTGAGGAACCTCACCTCGCTGCTGCTAACGGGCAATCGCTTCCAGACCCTCGATCCGCGGGTTCTGAAAAACCTGAGCAGCCTGGATTATAT TTACTTCTCGTGGTTCCATTTGTGTAGCGCCGCCATGAATGTGCGGGTCTGCTCTCCGCACGGCGATGGCATCAGCAGCAAGTTGCACCTACTGGACAATCAGATATTGAGAGGCAG TGTTTGGGGTATGGCCTCCATCGCCGTGGTGGGCAACCTACTGGTCCTGCTCGGGCGCTACTTCTACAAGTCGCGGAGCAACGTGGAGCACTCGCTCTACCTCCGCCACCTGGCCGCCAGCGACTTCCTCATGGGCATTTACCTGACGCTGATTGCCTGTGCGGACATAAGTTTTCGCGGGGAGTACATCAAGTACGAGGAGGCCTGGCGGCACAGCGGCGTTTGTGCCTTCGCAG GCTTCCTCAGCACCTTCAGTTGCCAGTCGTCGACGCTGCTCCTCACATTGGTCACCTGGGATCGTCTCATGTCTGTGACGAGGCCCCTGAAGCCCCGAGACACGGAGAAAGTTCG AATTgtcctgcggctgctgctctTGTGGGGCATTAGTTTTGGGTTGGCTGCCGCTCCACTCCTCCCCAATTCCTACTTTGGAAGCCACTTCTATGGCAACAACGGTGTCTGCCTGTCCCTGCACATCCACGATCCCTATGCCAAG GGTTGGGAGTACTCGGCGCTGCTGTTCATCCTGGTCAACACGATGTCCCTGGTGTTCATCCTGTTCTCCTACATAAGGATGTTGCAGGCGATTCGAGATTCCGGCGGCGGAATGCGGAGCACTCACAGCGGTCGGGAGAACGTCGTGGCCACTCG CTTCGCCATCATTGTGACCACCGACTGCGCCTGCTGGCTGCCCATAATTGTGGTCAAGGTGGCTGCCCTTTCGG GCTGCCAGATCTCGCCCGATCTCTACGCCTGGCTGGCGGTGCTGGTGCTGCCCGTGAACTCTGCCCTCAACCCGGTGCTCTACACGCTGACCACGGCGGCCTTCAAGCAGCAGCTGCGTCGCTACTGCCACACCCTGCCCAGCTGCTCGCTGATGAACAACGAGACCCGATCCCAAACCCAGACCGCCTACGAGTCCGGGCTGAGCATCAGCCTGGCCCACTTGGGCGGCGGAGTGGGCGGCGGATCGGGCCGCAAGCGGCTGTCCCACCGGCAGATGAGCTATCTGTAA
- the LOC108033129 gene encoding lipid scramblase CLPTM1L — protein sequence MALPSISTLLGVAFLAYIGHSIYQMSQLFTSLQCSGVPCYTSFLADRPRLQLALFSSLSRNPIASEVRDLYKAKRFDYDQGFEHDFQLDVPLKTRRNGSLYFHVVVALEGEPLEWRSLRRDGPTVVHTMSLTDYMVPRAEAFNLLGESDKGAGAAVQEKGKKSASSVGRPSTHIRSNVYVTLLTDLFSVSQADVPPELAPLIRVNRMQQILPILQTDTFNTRLKDLVPVTRNTTEFTFSFHYKPVGVGKLRLMLLMEHATQALLTIGFATKDIDEVKGIFSDTNVYLLCGTIFVSSIHMLFDFLSFKNDVAFWRKKQSYEGLSSRTTMWRAFSQIVIFLYLLDENTSYLVLVPVGLGTLIELWKCKKILRLELSFSGLVRRKLEQVDRRNGKQPEGQLAQEQETDQFDRQGMRYLSYLLYPLCLGGAVYSLLYQPHRSWYSWTLNSLVNGVYAFGFLFMLPQLFVNYKLKSVAALPWRAFMYKAFNTFIDDFFAFIITMPTAHRVACLRDDIVFIIYLYQRWLYPVDKSRLDTGLAVGEAPDTANAPTSAAAASRKKRN from the exons ATGGCCCTGCCCTCGATCTCGACGCTGCTGGGCGTGGCCTTCCTGGCGTACATCGGCCACTCCATCTACCAGATGTCGCAGCTCTTCACCTCGCTGCAGTGCAGCGGCGTGCCCTGCTACACGTCCTTCCTGGCGGACCGGCCACGCCTCCAGCTGGCGCTGTTCTCCTCGCTCAGCCGCAACCCCATCGCCTCCGAGGTGCGGGACCTGTACAAGGCCAAGCGCTTCGACTACGACCAGGGCTTCGAGCACGACTTCCAGCTGGACGTGCCGCTCAAGACGCGGCGCAACGGCTCCCTGTATTTCCATGTGGTGGTGGCCCTGGAGGGCGAGCCCCTGGAGTGGCGCAGCCTGCGCCGGGACGGACCCACCGTGGTCCACACCATGAGTCTCACGGACTACATGGTGCCGCGCGCGGAGGCCTTCAACCTGCTGGGGGAATCCGACAAGGGAGCCGGCGCCGCCGTCCAGGAGAAGGGAAAGAAGTCCGCCTCCTCCGTCGGACGTCCCAGCACCCACATCCGGTCGAATGTGTACGTGACCCTGCTCACCGATCTCTTCTCCGTCTCGCAAGCGGATGTCCCACCGGAACTGGCGCCTCTGATCCGCGTCAACCGCATGCAGCAGATCCTGCCCATCCTGCAGACCGATACGTTCAACACGCGGCTCAAGGACCTGGTGCCCGTCACCCGGAACACCACCGAGTTCACCTTCAGCTTCCACTACAAGCCGGTGGGCGTGGGCAAGCTGCGGCTGATGCTGCTCATGGAGCACGCCACCCAGGCGCTGCTCACCATCGGATTCGCCACCAAGGACATCGACGAGGTGAAGGGCATCTTCTCGGACACTAATGTGTACCTGCTGTGCGGCACGATCTTCGTGTCCAGCATCCAT ATGCTGTTCGACTTTCTGAGCTTCAAGAACGACGTGGCCTTCTGGCGCAAGAAGCAGTCGTACGAGGGCCTCTCCAGCCGCACCACCATGTGGCGGGCGTTCTCGCAGATCGTGATCTTCCTGTACCTGCTGGACGAGAACACCTCGTACCTGGTGCTCGTGCCCGTGGGCCTGGGCACCCTCATCGAGCTGTGGAAGTGCAAGAAGATCCTGCGGCTGGAGCTGAGCTTCAGCGGCCTGGTTCGCCGCAAGCTGGAGCAGGTGGACCGGCGGAACGGCAAGCAGCCGGAGGGGCAGCTGGCGCAGGAGCAGGAGACCGACCAGTTCGACCGGCAGGGCATGCGCTACCTGAGCTACCTGCTGTATCCTCTCTGCCTGGGCGGAGCAGTGTACTCGCTGCTCTACCAGCCACACCGCTCGTGGTACTCCTGGACGCTCAACTCGCTGGTCAACGGGGTCTACGCCTTCGGCTTCCTGTTCATGCTGCCGCAACTGTTCGTCAACTACAAGCTGAAGTCCGTGGCCGCGCTGCCGTGGCGCGCCTTCATGTACAAGGCGTTCAACACCTTCATCGACGACTTCTTCGCCTTCATCATCACCATGCCCACGGCCCATCGGGTGGCCTGTCTGCGCGACGACATTGTGTTCATCATCTACCTGTACCAGCGCTGGCTCTACCCGGTGGACAAGAGTCGCCTGGACACGGGTCTGGCCGTCGGCGAGGCCCCGGACACTGCCAACGCCCCAACGAGCGCCGCGGCGGCCAGTCGCAAGAAGCGCAATTGA
- the LOC108033183 gene encoding 26S proteasome non-ATPase regulatory subunit 5, whose translation MEESWWVANLKALESKPQRLEALTKMNTAIGKETALPRQIIGRLLSAAELYDCANLAVGSPAPKDPAVDVALELVGHCLDQLPLDTADEQLPRLLGRGLSHPNPALRALVLASLLKELRRQLNAGQVHTLPGNELIFLILDELKQPTTESSSLAINILSIVLVQRLADAGVQAKLVQLLQQDEIVRCRAYELGVALAKGSAASLSAVEFILDAALSELDNDDVLLQASVMEILVPLAEQNHGLSFMERRRVFDVISTRVQRIEENPLDALLIPSIMKFFGKIAAVQPQKIIAGYPHMLACLFQQLQSEDETILPTAMDTLANLASTPQGKVLLHLHFNTAVQESFKMYGSYTKKLSAPIKERLLNSLDVIYAVDATPPTKEINSILQAWYESFAGGAQANSIMDLINTPFPDLQLAALALLKTICKYSWGIVALKNTGGAVEFLLSRQKDLHKDVKFLKWEIMEMLSVSAEFSPTETVRFTAYVNEGPYHIQADVNIATEPQGNA comes from the exons ATGGAGGAAAGTTGGTGGGTGGCCAATCTAAAGGCTCTGGAATCGAAGCCGCAACGCCTGGAGGCGCTGACCAAGATGAACACTGCGATCGGCAAGGAGACGGCCCTTCCGCGCCAAATCATCGGACGACTGCTGTCCGCGGCGGAATTGTATGACTGTGCCAATCTCGCCGTGGGCTCTCCTGCTCCCAAGGATCCCGCCGTGGACGTGGCCCTGGAGCTGGTGGGTCACTGCCTCGATCAGCTGCCTCTGGACACCGCCGACGAGCAGCTCCCTAGGCTGCTGGGCCGTGGCCTGTCGCACCCAAATCCCGCCCTGCGTGCCCTGGTGCTAGCCAGTTTGCTCAAGGAGCTGCGCCGCCAGTTGAACGCCGGCCAGGTGCACACGCTGCCAGGCAACGAGCTGATCTTCCTCATACTGGACGAGCTGAAGCAGCCGACGACGGAAAGCAGCTCGCTGGCCATCAATATCCTGTCGATTGTGCTTGTCCAGCGACTCGCCGATGCCGGCGTGCAGGCCAAGTTGGTGCAGCTCCTGCAGCAAGACGAAATCGTGCGTTGTCGCGCCTACGAACTGGGCGTGGCCCTGGCCAAGGGCAGTGCCGCCTCCCTTAGCGCCGTCGAGTTCATCCTGGATGCAGCGCTTAGCGAGTTGGACAACGACGATGTGCTGCTGCAGGCCAGTGTGATGGAGATCCTAGTGCCACTGGCGGAACAGAACCATGGCCTCTCCTTCATGGAACGACGTCGCGTTTTCGACGTGATCAGCACTCGGGTGCAGCGcatcgaagagaatcccctgGACGCTCTGCTCATACCTAGCATCATGAAGTTCTTCGGCAAGATTGCCGCCGTCCAGCCGCAAAAGATCATCGCCGGCTATCCGCACATGCTGGCCTGTTTGTTTCAGCAGCTGCAGTCGGAGGATGAAACCATTCTGCCCACAGCCATGGACACGCTGGCCAATTTGGCCAGTACTCCGCAGGGAAAGGTACTGCTGCACCTGCACTTCAACACGGCCGTGCAGGAGTCGTTTAAGATGTACGGCTCGTACACTAAGAAGCTGTCGGCGCCCATTAAAGAGCGCCTTCTCAACTCGCTGGATGTGATCTACGCGGTGGATGCGACTCCGCCTACCAAGGAAATCAA TTCCATCCTTCAGGCCTGGTATGAGAGCTTCGCTGGCGGCGCACAGGCCAATTCCATCATGGACCTGATCAACACACCTTTCCCTGACCTCCAGTTGGCCGCCTTGGCCCTCCTGAAGACCATCTGCAAGTACTCCTGGGGCATTGTGGCCCTGAAAAACACAGGAGGTGCCGTGGAGTTCCTGCTCTCGCGCCAAAAGGACCTGCACAAGGACGTGAAGTTTCTCAAGTGGGAGATCATGGAGATGCTGTCCGTTAGTGCTGAGTTCTCGCCCACCGAAACTGTGCGCTTCACGGCGTACGTGAACGAGGGACCATATCACATCCAGGCGGACGTAAACATAGCCACCGAACCGCAGGGCAACGCCTAG
- the LOC108033131 gene encoding histone deacetylase complex subunit SAP30 homolog — protein MNNGFSTGEEDSRGHTDQTCCLIDDMERCRNQAGYASYSKRIQKTVAQKRLKLSSDPAAQHIYICDHHKERIQSVRTKRRRKDSEDDSNETDTDLHEFPDLYQLGVSTLRRYKRHFKVQTRQGMKRAQLADTIMKHFKTIPIKEKEIITFFVYMVKMGSNKLDQKNGLGNDTT, from the exons ATGAACAACGGATTCAGCACGGGCGAGGAGGACAGCCGCGGGCACACGGACCAAACCTGCTGCCTGATCGACGACATGGAGCGGTGTCGCAACCAAGCCGGCTACGCCAGCTACTCCAAGCGCATCCAGAAGACGGTGGCCCAGAAGCGCCTCAAGCTCAGCAGCGACCCCGCCGCGCAGCACATCTACATCTGCGACCACCACAAGGAGCGCATCCAGTCGGTGCGCACCAAGCGGCGTCGCAAGGACAGCGAGGACGACAGCAACGAGACGGACACGGACCTGCACGAGTTCCCCGATCTCTACCAGCTGGGCGTGAGCACGCTGCGCCGCTACAAGCGCCACTTCAAGGTCCAGACGAGGCAGGGCATGAAGCGGGCGCAGCTGGCGGAT ACCATTATGAAGCACTTCAAGACAATACCCATCAAGGAGAAGGAGATCATCACGTTCTTCGTGTACATGGTGAAGATGGGCTCGAATAAGCTGGACCAGAAGAACGGCCTTGGCAACGACACCACCTGA
- the LOC108033199 gene encoding brahma-associated protein of 60 kDa, translating to MSQRFAPGQAPVQSRYQPPPPASGMRPYPPPGSTFPPRGFPLHPNTTQPVPGTANVAGVPGVPGVPGVPGPSLLQRAAQQPPFQSSLRGTGAAGGGVGSGGGSKRSNESRSMGGGGGKGDFVTAKKKKKLADKILPQKVRDLVPESQAYMDLLTFERKLDATIMRKRLDIQEALKRPMKQKRKLRIFISNTFYPSKEPTNDGEEGAVASWELRVEGRLLEDGKGDPNTKIKRKFSSFFKSLVIELDKELYGPDNHLVEWHRTHTTQETDGFQVKRPGDRNVRCTILLLLDYQPLQFKLDPRLARLLGVHTQTRPVIISALWQYIKTHKLQDAHEREYINCDKYLEQIFSCQRMKFAEIPQRLNPLLHPPDPIVINHFIESGAENKQTACYDIDVEVDDTLKNQMNSFLMSTASQQEIQGLDTKIHETVDTINQMKTNREFFLSFAKDPQMFIHRWIISQTRDLKLMTDVVGNPEEERRAEFYYQPWTHEAVSRYFFTKVNQKRAELEQALGIRNG from the exons ATGTCGCAACGCTTTGCACCTGGCCAAGCGCCGGTGCAATCGCGGTACCAGCCCCCGCCGCCGGCGTCCGGCATGCGTCCCTATCCGCCGCCAGGCTCCACTTTTCCG CCGCGTGGGTTTCCACTGCATCCGAACACCACGCAACCGGTGCCGGGCACGGCGAACGTGGCCGGAGTGCCGGGAGTTCCCGGTGTGCCCGGCGTTCCGGGGCCCTCGCTGCTGCAGCGCGCCGCCCAACAGCCGCCGTTCCAGAGCAGCCTGCGGGGCACAGGTGCCGCCGGCGGAGGCGTGGGATCCGGCGGAGGGAGCAAGCGGTCTAATGAGTCCCGCAGCatgggcggcggcggtggcaaaGGTGACTTTGTGACggccaagaagaagaagaagctggcGGACAAGATTCTGCCGCAGAAGGTACGGGATCTAGTGCCCGAGTCGCAGGCGTACATGGATCTGCTGACGTTCGAGCGGAAACTGGACGCCACCATCATGCGCAAGCGCCTGGACATCCAGGAGGCCCTCAAGCGACCCATGAAGCAGAAGCGCAAGCTGCGCATCTTCATCTCGAACACATTCTATCCCAGCAAGGAGCCCACAAACGATGGCGAGGAGGGAGCCGTCGCCTCGTGGGAACTGCGGGTGGAGGGCCGCCTGCTGGAGGACGGCAAGGGAGATCCCAACACGAAGATCAAGCGCAAGTTCTCGTCGTTCTTCAAGTCGCTCGTTATCGAGCTGGACAAGGAGCTGTACGGGCCGGACAACCACCTGGTCGAGTGGCATCGCACCCACACCACCCAGGAGACGGACGGGTTCCAGGTGAAGCGGCCGGGCGATCGCAATGTGCGCTGCACCATCCTCCTGCTGCTCGACTACCAGCCGCTGCAGTTCAAGCTGGACCCGCGCCTCGCCAGGCTGCTGGGCGTGCACACGCAGACCAGGCCGGTGATCATCTCCGCCCTGTGGCAGTACATCAAGACGCACAAGCTGCAGGACGCCCACGAGCGCGAGTACATCAACTGCGACAAGTATCTGGAGCAGATCTTCAGCTGCCAGCGCATGAAGTTCGCCGAGATACCGCAACGCCTCAATCCGCTGCTGCACCCGCCCGATCCGATCGTGATCAATCATTTCATCGAGAGCGGGGCTGAGAACAAGCAGACCGCCTGCTACGACATCGATGTGGAGGTGGACGACACGCTCAAGAACCAGATGAACAGCTTCCTGATGAGCACTGCCAGCCAACAGGAGATCCAGGGGCTGGACACGAAGATCCACGAAACAGTGGACACCATTAACCAGATGAAGACGAACAGGGAGTTCTTCCTGAGCTTCGCCAAGGATCCGCAAATGTTCATCCATCGCTGGATCATCAGTCAGACGAGGGACTTGAAG CTGATGACTGATGTGGTGGGCAATCCGGAGGAGGAGCGCCGGGCGGAGTTCTACTACCAACCATGGACGCACGAGGCCGTTTCGCGCTACTTCTTCACCAAGGTCAACCAGAAGCGGGCCGAGCTGGAGCAGGCGCTGGGCATACGCAACGGCTAG